The sequence TTCCTTGTTAATCCACTTTAACGCTTTGTAGATTCCCTGTGGATACACTCGGAACCAATTCGAACCAGTTTCCGGCCATTCAGGGTCTTGATATTCGATTATGCCACGATCATGATCAAACGAAGGTTCAGGAAAGCCAACCGAATTAGTGTCATCAATTTTATACACCCTTGCAGTAGTGTAAGTATTGTAACCGAAAAAGTCTGCAGATCCCTTTAGCTTGTTTATTTCATCCTGAGTGAAAACCGGTAGACGTGACTTTGTGAAACCTTGCGCGACACTGTTGTTCCCTACGCGATCAATCATCACTTGCGGGTAGTTGCCTTCTGCGGAAAATATGGGATTCGCGTACCATCCGAGCTGATGCAGATAAAtataagttattgaaaaaagtaAATGTGATTCAACTTACGAAAAACCGCATGTTAATATCTGATGCCTCCAAATCGTCCGTCGAATTAGTATTGGGCTCCGACCAGGACGCATCAATGGTTATACCGATCATTCCACCTTGAGTTGATTGGAACTCTTGTCGGTAGACTTCAACAGCTTCGGCGTGGGAAAGCAGTACATTATGCGTGCAAAGATAGCTCGGAATTCCCGGGAAGTCATATCCTGGAGCCATTGCATCCCACTCATATGATTGTCGGCAGGTTTGCAGTGGTTCATTGAAAGTCGTCCACGATTTCACACGATCGCCAAATGTTTTGAAAGCAAACCTAGCGTACTCTTTAAAATGTGCAATTACTTCACGGTTAGTCCAACCACCCATCTCCTGAAGCCTTTGGGGCAAATCCCAGTGGTATAAAACCACAAACGGAGTGATGTTCTTTTCCAGTAAAGCATTGATGAGGTTGTTGTAGTAATCTAcacctttttggttaatttcaTTGCTTATTCCGGTTGGCATGATACGAGACCAAGCAAATGAAAACCGGTAGATATCGACGCCCAGATCACTAATCATTTCAACATCGCGCTGCCACTGTGTATATAAACTATCGTTATCGCTAtgaaaagcaaaaata comes from Armigeres subalbatus isolate Guangzhou_Male chromosome 2, GZ_Asu_2, whole genome shotgun sequence and encodes:
- the LOC134215471 gene encoding myrosinase 1-like: MKCFALVCLVLAVGLANGQRKFPDDFLFGVGTSAYQIEGAWDEDGKGESIWDHLVHNHPEKIADQTNGDVACNSYHLWQRDVEMISDLGVDIYRFSFAWSRIMPTGISNEINQKGVDYYNNLINALLEKNITPFVVLYHWDLPQRLQEMGGWTNREVIAHFKEYARFAFKTFGDRVKSWTTFNEPLQTCRQSYEWDAMAPGYDFPGIPSYLCTHNVLLSHAEAVEVYRQEFQSTQGGMIGITIDASWSEPNTNSTDDLEASDINMRFFLGWYANPIFSAEGNYPQVMIDRVGNNSVAQGFTKSRLPVFTQDEINKLKGSADFFGYNTYTTARVYKIDDTNSVGFPEPSFDHDRGIIEYQDPEWPETGSNWFRVYPQGIYKALKWINKEYNNPLVYVTENGYSDLGGTRDEGRVNYFKDYMSAVLDAIEEGCNVKGYVAWSLMDNFEWRAGLSERFGLYFVDYNHPNLTRVQKSSARFYADVARTHVINMDLMPEPEEYTLYDPGTGSMIVPTVSLILTSIVAMLRHMF